The Methylomonas montana genome has a window encoding:
- the drmD gene encoding DISARM system SNF2-like helicase DrmD: MQTTPEIGQLAIVRKRPFVVTEIIPAAPGIGRDKPNHLIKLSSVEDDGLGEELQVIWELEPGTSVYEKSTLPNPDSFDHPKRLQAFLDAVRWGAVSQADDKALQSPFRSGIEVDDYQLDPVVRALSMPRVNLLIADDVGLGKTIEAGLVVQEMILRHRVRSVLIVCPSSLQVQWKEEMRDKFGLEFRIIDSNTISQLRRKRGIHVNPWTHFPRLITSVDYLKRERPLRTFRETLPAGDQPTYPRAYDLLIVDEAHNIAPSGRGKYATDSMRTLAVRSLTPHFEHKLFLSATPHNGYRESFAALLELLDSQRFARAITPDRSQLDAVMVRRMKSELKLRWDGSRRFAERLVKHLEVPYTNEERLAHQALQQYSELRLKHASSDGERMAAEFVLKLLKKRLFSSPAAFGTTLEKHVASVGKQSGKAIANRDIADFSDDYADDDEYELETGEVVSSVSQSLSALTSEEQSLLRQLSDYAVKTSLRPDSKAETLIKWLKNTLRPGGQWNEERVIIFTEYRATQKWLYDLLAREGFAENERLEMIYGGMDNKHREAIKAAFQTHPKDSTVRILLATDAASEGVNLQNYCSKLIHFEIPWNPNRMEQRNGRVDRHGQKADEVDIYHFVGKGFDKAQSTAKVGDLEADLEFLMRAALKVETIREDLGKVGPVIATQVEEAMLGKRQRLDTSRAEQEAEPVRRMLKFERKLREQLEKLAAQLHETQHDLNLTPDHIENVVRVGLELAGQPALIPVEIDGIWPDPTGLRKTCPVFHLPALSNSWAQCTDGLAHPHSKIIRPIVFDAALATGRDDVVLAHLNHRLVQMCLRLLRAEIWSLDTQTQHLSRVSACIVDDSALSHPVVIAHGRIVVLGGDNHRLHEEIITAGGALIEGRFNRLNVGETKAALESATDTPVPAAIEVRFQALWPKHADSLLAALEARRVDRTKNLEKTLEERAEKEVSKLTAIMTELQRSIQAELAPHQIEQLDLFLFGDDLGKQQRERDLSALRRRLEEIPEEIERESRHIRSRFTNPHARLFPVAVTWLIPRKAVLEITGGKA; this comes from the coding sequence ATGCAGACAACACCGGAAATTGGCCAGCTTGCTATCGTTCGCAAGCGCCCCTTCGTTGTTACGGAAATCATTCCGGCAGCCCCCGGAATTGGACGAGATAAACCCAACCACTTGATCAAACTCTCGTCAGTTGAAGACGATGGATTGGGAGAAGAGCTGCAAGTTATATGGGAGTTGGAGCCAGGCACCTCGGTTTACGAAAAATCTACGCTTCCAAACCCAGATTCATTTGATCATCCCAAACGCTTGCAAGCCTTTCTGGACGCTGTTCGCTGGGGTGCCGTTTCGCAAGCCGATGACAAAGCCTTACAGTCACCTTTTCGCAGTGGCATTGAAGTAGACGACTACCAGCTCGATCCCGTCGTTCGGGCACTGTCCATGCCGCGCGTAAATCTGTTAATTGCCGATGATGTCGGTCTCGGTAAGACCATTGAAGCTGGCTTGGTCGTACAGGAAATGATTCTGCGTCATCGAGTTCGTTCTGTATTGATCGTTTGCCCCTCGTCTTTGCAAGTGCAGTGGAAAGAGGAGATGCGGGATAAATTCGGTCTCGAATTCCGCATTATCGATAGCAATACTATCAGTCAATTGCGCCGTAAGCGCGGCATTCATGTCAATCCGTGGACACATTTTCCGCGGTTGATCACTTCCGTTGACTATCTGAAACGTGAGCGTCCGTTACGAACTTTTCGGGAAACCTTGCCCGCAGGCGATCAACCCACTTACCCGCGGGCATACGATTTACTCATCGTCGACGAAGCCCACAACATTGCCCCTTCTGGCCGCGGCAAATACGCCACAGACTCGATGCGCACGTTAGCCGTTCGTTCGCTAACTCCGCATTTCGAGCACAAGTTGTTTCTCTCCGCGACACCGCATAACGGTTATCGCGAAAGCTTTGCCGCGCTATTGGAATTACTGGATAGCCAGCGCTTTGCCCGCGCCATTACCCCTGATCGCTCGCAATTAGACGCCGTGATGGTTCGGCGTATGAAATCCGAGCTTAAATTGCGCTGGGATGGCAGCCGTCGTTTTGCCGAAAGACTCGTCAAACATTTGGAAGTGCCATATACAAATGAAGAACGACTGGCCCACCAAGCCTTACAACAATATTCGGAATTGCGCCTCAAACACGCCAGCTCAGACGGCGAGCGCATGGCTGCCGAATTCGTCTTGAAACTGCTTAAAAAACGATTGTTCTCCTCGCCAGCTGCTTTCGGCACCACGCTCGAAAAACACGTCGCATCTGTCGGTAAGCAAAGCGGTAAAGCAATCGCCAATCGGGACATTGCCGACTTTTCCGATGACTATGCAGACGACGATGAATACGAACTCGAAACCGGCGAAGTCGTCAGCTCCGTCAGCCAATCATTATCGGCCCTGACCAGCGAAGAGCAAAGCCTGCTCAGACAACTCAGCGACTATGCTGTCAAAACCAGTTTGCGACCGGACAGTAAAGCCGAGACCCTGATCAAGTGGCTCAAAAACACTTTGCGTCCAGGTGGGCAATGGAATGAAGAGCGTGTGATCATCTTTACCGAATACCGCGCCACACAAAAATGGCTTTATGACCTTTTGGCCCGCGAAGGCTTTGCCGAAAATGAACGCCTGGAGATGATCTATGGCGGCATGGACAATAAACATCGCGAAGCCATCAAAGCGGCGTTCCAAACTCACCCAAAAGATTCGACCGTACGTATTTTATTGGCGACTGATGCCGCATCTGAAGGTGTCAACTTACAGAATTATTGTTCCAAGCTGATTCATTTTGAAATCCCCTGGAACCCTAATCGCATGGAGCAACGCAACGGCCGGGTGGATCGCCACGGTCAAAAAGCCGATGAGGTGGATATTTATCATTTTGTCGGCAAAGGCTTTGATAAAGCCCAGTCAACCGCCAAAGTGGGTGACCTGGAGGCCGATTTAGAGTTTTTGATGCGCGCTGCGCTCAAGGTGGAAACCATACGCGAAGACCTCGGCAAAGTTGGCCCGGTAATCGCCACGCAAGTTGAAGAAGCCATGCTGGGAAAACGCCAGCGCCTCGATACCAGCCGCGCCGAGCAAGAAGCAGAGCCCGTGCGCCGCATGCTGAAATTCGAACGCAAACTCCGCGAGCAACTGGAAAAACTGGCCGCTCAATTACACGAAACCCAGCACGACCTCAATCTCACGCCCGATCATATCGAAAACGTGGTTCGAGTTGGCCTGGAGCTCGCCGGCCAGCCTGCACTGATACCGGTCGAGATAGACGGCATTTGGCCCGATCCGACTGGCCTGCGGAAAACTTGCCCGGTATTTCATTTACCGGCGCTATCGAATAGTTGGGCGCAATGTACCGATGGTCTGGCCCATCCGCACAGCAAAATAATTCGCCCGATTGTTTTTGATGCCGCTTTGGCAACCGGTCGTGACGATGTGGTTTTGGCTCACCTCAATCATCGTTTGGTGCAAATGTGCTTGCGACTATTGCGAGCGGAAATCTGGTCACTGGACACCCAAACGCAGCATTTATCTCGCGTCTCGGCCTGCATCGTCGATGATTCTGCATTAAGCCATCCCGTGGTTATTGCCCATGGCCGAATTGTCGTTTTAGGTGGCGATAATCATCGATTGCATGAAGAAATCATCACCGCCGGCGGCGCCTTAATTGAAGGCCGCTTTAACCGCTTGAATGTCGGTGAAACCAAAGCCGCATTAGAATCCGCTACCGATACACCGGTACCGGCTGCCATAGAAGTCCGCTTCCAAGCGCTATGGCCAAAACATGCTGATAGCTTACTGGCAGCCCTGGAAGCGCGACGCGTCGACCGCACTAAAAACCTGGAAAAAACGCTTGAAGAACGCGCAGAAAAAGAAGTCAGCAAACTAACCGCCATCATGACCGAATTGCAAAGATCGATCCAAGCCGAACTAGCCCCCCACCAAATCGAACAATTAGACCTCTTTCTCTTCGGCGACGATCTTGGTAAACAACAGCGCGAACGTGATCTCTCGGCATTGCGTAGACGGCTAGAAGAAATTCCCGAAGAAATTGAACGCGAATCACGACATATCCGCTCGCGCTTTACTAATCCCCATGCCCGACTGTTCCCTGTCGCTGTTACCTGGCTAATTCCGCGTAAAGCCGTACTCGAAATCACCGGGGGTAAAGCATGA
- a CDS encoding helix-turn-helix transcriptional regulator translates to MNKLPETGFLRLKQIIGDPKAKPPISGLLPMSKSSWWDGIKKGIFPKPIKMGTNMTAWRVEDIAELIARLGAQCTGNANA, encoded by the coding sequence ATGAATAAATTGCCCGAAACTGGCTTTCTGCGTTTGAAACAAATTATTGGCGATCCAAAGGCCAAGCCGCCCATTTCTGGATTGCTGCCCATGAGTAAATCATCCTGGTGGGATGGGATCAAAAAAGGCATCTTTCCTAAGCCGATCAAAATGGGCACCAATATGACGGCCTGGCGGGTGGAGGATATTGCCGAGCTCATTGCGCGTTTAGGTGCTCAATGTACCGGCAACGCGAATGCCTGA
- a CDS encoding Eco57I restriction-modification methylase domain-containing protein → MGETLRPDFALVSPAGSDKPGQAQMLIMTYASEQALDKPVMGKLWKATPATRMMELLHGADVPLGLVSNGEQWMLVYAPRGEITGYTSWYASLWLDEPITLRAFHSLLSIRRFFGVAEDSTLQSMLKESAQDQQEVTDQLGYQVREAVEVLVQSFDALDKESNRVLLKGVSAKSQYEAALTIMMRLVFLFSAEERDLLHLGKPLYDENYAVSTLQEQLQELADRYGEEVLERRYDAWTRLLATFRAVHGGVDHQDLMMQAYGGSLFDPDRYPFLEGRSIGSNWRNSSAEPLAVNNRVVLHLLNSLQRLRTKNGPAGMSETRRVSFRALGVEQIGHVYEGLLDHTAVRAHEVVLGIAGTRKKEPEILLSELEALLADSQDKLINFLKDETGRSVSALRKALEQGSLLDEHKLLLACGQDQTLLERLRPLAGIIRDDSFERPLVVLPGSVYVTAGTTRRSTGTHYTPPTLTEPVVQHTLEPLVYQGPAEGWPREQWQLKSPKQILALKVCDMAMGSGAFLVQVCRYLGERLVEAWENEEKRHPGEVLTSPEGEFSKAAPSERLIPQDSAERVAIARRVVADRCLYGVDINPMAVEMAKLSMWLITVDKHRPFTFLDHAFKCGDALLGITDFKQLENFTLRGEDSHLLVAFAALNLWRHIDEAKSKREALEAMPSDRPEQIQAKALLYAEAEESVAKLNAAADILIAVELQGLKGKAYDAEREASADHMFAYWSQGLPELQAFAARKLNGRKCFHWALAFPEIIENGGFNAFLGNPPFVYGTLAATAYGVDYMNLLQSTTPPWHGKADLVIGFYKRSANLIRDNGCFSFIATASILRGESLESGLRDLIERGWKIFCARSPFKWPGEANLEVVTTSLSKNWNGLYFLDEQLVEGISEELTPGGSVSEIPFELVSNNITSALGIKLCPANREISYQKYLNEEQLAPEIKDFFVPAIGGEELYELVDLSTARRSISPEKLNKFLKAGGQLTGNGTIEIYQPDTYTHSAPAAAINFLLNHSEHAFACGETSTILRFTKVPTTGCILKHKLIIFPANNWALLAVLQSEIHGVWAWRWGLRRKRDLVYSPKRCAATFPLPEQVKGLNSIAEVFYSTRQAYMQNKCEGLTKIYNRFHNPNENERGIIELRHLHEEMDSAVADAYGWQNLNLKHDFHETKQGLRYTICEAARREVLDRLLELNHQRYAEEVAAGLHDKKAAKSAGTGRGRKKKSEPAAANEPEQFQLF, encoded by the coding sequence ATGGGCGAAACCCTGCGTCCGGATTTTGCCTTGGTAAGCCCGGCGGGTTCCGACAAACCCGGCCAAGCGCAAATGTTGATAATGACTTACGCGTCCGAACAGGCACTGGATAAACCGGTGATGGGTAAACTCTGGAAAGCCACACCCGCCACCCGCATGATGGAATTGCTGCATGGTGCCGATGTGCCATTAGGGTTGGTCAGTAACGGTGAGCAATGGATGTTGGTCTATGCCCCACGCGGCGAAATTACCGGCTATACCTCGTGGTATGCCAGCCTTTGGCTAGACGAACCCATTACCTTGCGCGCTTTCCATTCCTTGCTTAGCATTCGTCGCTTCTTTGGCGTCGCCGAAGACAGCACGCTGCAATCCATGCTCAAAGAAAGCGCACAAGATCAGCAGGAAGTCACCGATCAACTGGGTTACCAAGTCCGGGAAGCGGTCGAGGTATTGGTGCAATCCTTCGATGCCTTGGACAAGGAAAGCAACCGTGTCTTATTAAAAGGCGTCAGCGCTAAAAGCCAGTACGAAGCTGCACTCACCATCATGATGCGCTTGGTGTTCCTGTTTTCTGCCGAAGAACGCGACCTGCTGCATTTGGGCAAACCGCTGTATGACGAAAACTATGCGGTTTCCACCTTGCAGGAACAACTCCAGGAATTAGCCGACCGTTATGGCGAAGAAGTCTTGGAAAGACGCTACGATGCCTGGACTCGCTTATTAGCCACTTTTCGCGCGGTACATGGCGGTGTCGATCACCAGGATTTAATGATGCAAGCCTACGGCGGCTCGCTGTTCGATCCTGACCGCTACCCGTTTCTGGAAGGCCGCAGTATCGGCAGCAACTGGCGTAACAGCAGTGCCGAGCCCTTGGCCGTCAATAACCGCGTGGTCTTACATCTGCTCAACTCTTTGCAACGATTGCGTACTAAAAATGGCCCCGCAGGCATGTCAGAGACCCGCCGCGTGTCGTTTCGTGCCTTGGGTGTGGAACAAATTGGTCATGTTTACGAAGGCTTGCTCGACCACACCGCAGTGCGGGCCCATGAGGTAGTGTTGGGGATTGCCGGCACCCGAAAAAAAGAGCCTGAAATACTATTGTCCGAGTTGGAAGCCTTACTGGCGGACAGTCAAGATAAACTCATCAACTTTCTCAAAGATGAAACCGGCCGTTCTGTATCAGCATTGCGTAAAGCCTTGGAACAAGGCAGTTTACTGGACGAACACAAACTTTTGCTCGCCTGCGGACAGGATCAAACCTTGCTGGAACGCTTACGACCCTTGGCAGGTATCATCCGTGACGATTCCTTTGAACGACCACTGGTAGTCTTGCCCGGTAGCGTCTATGTCACCGCCGGCACAACCCGCCGTAGCACCGGCACGCATTACACACCGCCGACGCTAACCGAACCAGTGGTTCAACACACCCTGGAACCTTTGGTGTATCAAGGTCCCGCCGAAGGTTGGCCGCGTGAGCAATGGCAACTCAAATCGCCCAAACAAATTCTGGCTCTCAAAGTCTGCGATATGGCCATGGGTTCCGGGGCTTTTCTGGTACAAGTCTGCCGCTATTTGGGTGAGCGTTTGGTGGAAGCCTGGGAGAACGAGGAAAAACGCCATCCCGGCGAAGTATTGACCAGTCCGGAAGGCGAGTTTTCCAAAGCCGCACCCAGCGAACGCTTGATCCCTCAAGATTCAGCAGAGCGTGTTGCCATCGCCCGCCGGGTAGTGGCCGATCGTTGTCTGTACGGTGTAGACATCAACCCGATGGCCGTGGAAATGGCCAAATTGTCAATGTGGTTGATTACCGTCGATAAGCACCGCCCGTTTACGTTTTTGGATCATGCCTTCAAATGCGGTGATGCATTGTTAGGTATCACCGACTTCAAGCAATTGGAAAACTTCACTTTGCGAGGGGAAGATAGTCATCTGCTGGTTGCCTTCGCTGCGCTAAATCTGTGGCGACATATTGATGAAGCGAAAAGCAAACGGGAAGCGTTGGAAGCCATGCCATCTGACAGGCCCGAACAGATTCAGGCTAAAGCCTTGTTATATGCCGAGGCAGAAGAATCAGTAGCTAAACTCAATGCCGCTGCGGATATTTTGATCGCCGTCGAGTTACAAGGTTTGAAAGGCAAGGCTTATGACGCCGAACGCGAAGCTTCCGCAGATCACATGTTTGCTTATTGGAGTCAAGGCTTGCCTGAATTGCAGGCCTTTGCCGCGCGAAAATTAAATGGCAGAAAATGTTTTCACTGGGCGCTGGCCTTTCCGGAAATCATCGAAAATGGTGGCTTTAATGCATTTTTGGGAAACCCGCCGTTTGTCTACGGTACACTGGCAGCGACTGCCTATGGCGTAGATTATATGAATTTACTGCAATCAACCACTCCTCCATGGCATGGTAAAGCAGATCTAGTTATCGGCTTTTACAAGAGGTCCGCGAATTTGATCCGCGATAATGGCTGTTTTTCATTCATTGCTACAGCTTCAATTTTAAGAGGTGAATCTTTAGAATCAGGCTTAAGAGATTTGATTGAGCGTGGATGGAAAATATTCTGCGCTCGAAGTCCATTTAAATGGCCCGGTGAGGCCAATCTCGAAGTCGTAACCACGTCATTGAGCAAAAACTGGAATGGCCTTTATTTTCTTGATGAGCAACTTGTTGAAGGAATTAGCGAAGAATTAACTCCAGGGGGATCTGTTTCCGAAATACCTTTTGAGCTTGTATCTAACAATATTACCTCCGCACTTGGAATAAAGCTGTGCCCAGCTAATAGGGAGATAAGCTATCAAAAATATTTAAATGAGGAACAACTTGCACCTGAAATAAAAGATTTTTTTGTTCCTGCTATTGGAGGTGAGGAACTTTACGAACTGGTTGATCTTTCAACTGCCCGACGATCGATCTCACCTGAAAAACTAAATAAATTTCTTAAAGCTGGTGGACAACTTACTGGCAACGGGACAATTGAGATATATCAACCTGATACTTACACTCACTCGGCACCTGCTGCGGCAATCAACTTTCTACTAAATCACAGTGAACATGCGTTTGCGTGTGGTGAAACCTCCACGATATTAAGATTCACCAAAGTGCCAACCACTGGATGTATTCTCAAGCATAAATTAATAATATTTCCTGCTAATAATTGGGCTTTGTTAGCGGTACTTCAATCTGAAATTCATGGGGTTTGGGCTTGGCGTTGGGGACTACGACGAAAACGTGATCTTGTTTATAGCCCAAAGCGTTGCGCGGCAACGTTTCCTTTACCTGAACAAGTTAAAGGGTTAAATAGTATTGCTGAAGTTTTTTACAGTACTCGCCAAGCATACATGCAAAACAAATGCGAAGGGCTAACAAAAATTTACAATCGCTTCCATAATCCTAACGAAAATGAGCGAGGAATCATTGAACTGCGCCATCTGCATGAGGAAATGGACAGCGCTGTCGCAGATGCCTATGGCTGGCAAAATCTAAATCTCAAGCACGACTTTCATGAAACGAAGCAAGGACTGCGTTATACCATTTGCGAAGCCGCCCGCCGCGAAGTGCTTGACCGCCTGTTGGAACTCAATCACCAACGCTACGCCGAAGAAGTCGCTGCCGGCTTGCACGACAAGAAAGCTGCCAAGTCTGCCGGCACTGGTCGAGGGCGCAAGAAAAAATCCGAGCCAGCTGCTGCCAATGAACCCGAACAATTCCAACTTTTCTGA
- a CDS encoding type II toxin-antitoxin system VapC family toxin, whose amino-acid sequence MGFLIDTNVLSELRKKDRANSGVKQWFASVDGKSLYLSVLVIGEVRNGIERLRRRDPAAAENLDRWLSKVENDMAGRILPVTTAIADRWGQLNAPDPLPVIDSLLAATALEHDLTLVTRNVADVQRSGVKLLNPFTD is encoded by the coding sequence ATGGGATTCCTGATCGACACCAACGTATTGTCCGAATTACGCAAGAAGGATCGCGCCAATTCAGGTGTTAAACAGTGGTTTGCCAGTGTCGATGGCAAAAGCCTGTATTTGTCGGTACTGGTCATTGGCGAAGTGCGTAATGGTATTGAACGCCTGCGTCGTCGCGACCCTGCGGCCGCCGAAAATCTGGATCGCTGGTTGTCCAAGGTAGAAAACGACATGGCTGGCCGGATTTTACCGGTGACGACTGCTATCGCTGATCGCTGGGGCCAACTTAATGCGCCTGATCCCTTGCCGGTAATTGATTCCTTGCTGGCTGCGACGGCATTGGAACACGACCTAACGCTGGTCACACGCAATGTCGCTGATGTGCAGCGCTCCGGCGTCAAATTGTTAAACCCATTTACGGATTGA